From the genome of Bacteroidales bacterium:
ACCGGCAGTTTGCAAAAGCTGAGGAGTATGTGCGTAAAGCTTATCAGATAGCCAAAAGTACCAACACAAAATCAAGGATTGGTATGTATGCCATAAATGTTGGTATTGTCGCCAATGAGCAGGGGAATGCAAGGGAAGCCCGCAAATACATTGACGAAGCAATAGAACTTGTTAAGGATAATCCTGAATTGCTTGAGCATGCCGACATGGCCCTTGCTGAAAATCACCTTTTGAGCAAAAACTACAAAGAAGCGGCCGGTATAGCTCAACACATTATTAATGAGGGTACTTACAGCTGGAATAAGATACCTGCATTTATCATACTGTCAAAAGTAGATGAAGCCGACGGGCATCTTGATAAAGCTATTTACCATTGCAGGATGGCATTAACTGCTAATCCAACCACCGAAGATAAAATAACAATTTACGAGCGGCTCTCTTACCTTTATCAAAAGACAAATCTGCTTCACCAGGCTTTGGTTTCCAAAGACTCGGTGCTGAAATCAAGTGCACAGTTAAACGATATCAGGAATGGCAGGTTATTTGAAACAAACAGGGTAAAGTTTGAAATTCAGAATTACCAGAAGGAATCGCAAAAAAACCTTGAAAAGATAAAATCTGAACGAAGGACATTCTACATCATCATCAGCGTTGCCTTATTAATTATTCTGATCATAACCTGGGCATTGCGCAGCAGTTCAACAAAAAACAAACAGAAAAAAGAAATTCTGCGGCTTGAACTTGAAAAGAGAAATTCTGATAATTTACTTCTTGAAAAGCAACTGCGTGAAAAAGAGACCATTGCCTTGTTAGAGGAAGAACGGTTAAAAAATGAAATAGAAATAAGGAACCGAAAGCTTGCGGTAAAGGCCCTGAACCTGTCGCACAGAAATGAAGTGATTGAAGATATAATTGAATCTCTCGGAAAACTTCCTGAAATTTCCGGTAATAACAAGTTAATGGCACATCTTCAGGAACTTAAAGGCCAGTTGAAGAGTGATGCTGAACTGAAGGACTTTTTTACCCATTTTGAAGAAGTCAACAGTGGAATACTGACCATCCTTAAGCAAAAGCACCCTGTACTTAATTCAAATGATATAAGGTTTTTATCGTACATCTATATCAACCTCAGCACTAAAGAGATTTCTTCTTTACTCAATATCACGCCTGAAGCATGCAGGAAAAGAAAAGAACGAATACTCCGCAAACTGGAACTTCCCGATGATACTGAACTGTTTGACTACATTTCAGGTTTCGTAAATTAATTGATGTCACACTTTTTCCGTACTACTGTCATAGTATTTCCTCAACAATTTTACTGGTTTACTGTCATAAATACAGAATATTGTGTTTTCAAACCAAAAATAACTGAAATGAAAAAATTACTACTTAGCTTCTTGTTATGTTTTCCACTTTTGGTGACTGAACTTTATGCCCAAATGGAAATCGTTGGTTCTTCTGAATACGGGAGGATTTTCGACATCAATTATGATCCCCTCGTAGAAAATAAACTTTACGCTGTAACGCTTGGTAATCATATTCTGCAATCAACCGATAATGGAGTTACCTGGCAAATTCTCTATTCATATCCTGAAACAAATGTTTCAATAAAGTCGCTTCGCATGCTACCCGGTAACCAGGCCAGCTTCTATATTACGTATGGCGAAGTCGATAAAATAATTATTCTCGATCTTGCTTCACTGGAAGTATTAAGGGAATACGTGTTACCCAAACCTGCTGATTCAGAGAAAGAATGGATTTCAGCCTACAGCCTGTGGAAGAATAATCCTGATACCGCCATGGTTTTGCAGGGCTTTAAAATTGGCTTTGCCAATTTTGCTAAAGTCTATTACACAACTGATGGTGGTAAAACCTGGGATGAAATTTATTACAATGTCGATTACAACGAAGTCTTTCCAAATAATGTTGCCATAAGTGCTTCTGATCCTCAGAAATTATTCATTATGAGAGGAATGGGACCAACTGATGTGGATGGAGGACTGTTTGTGTCAAACGATGCCGGTGCAACCTGGAACGAGATGCTTCAGGGAAATGCACTCTTTGCCATTTCATTCAATCCTGCTAATCCTGATGAAGTGCTCCTTGGTACTTTTATCCAGAACGAGGATCAGGATGAAAACCTTTACAGGTCAACTGACGGTGGCGATACATGGAATATTATCCCTGTAAACTGGACCGACCAGATTCAGGACAATATCAATGCGATCGTTTACAATCCCCTCGATCCCAATAATATTATCATTCTTGAAGAGAATGAAATGGTTATTACCCATGACAATTTTGCCACTCATGAAATATTCGTTTATCCTGATTTTGATACTTACACTTACTATTATGGCTTAACAGCTTCTTTTAACCCATTCAATGTAAATGAAGTATTCGTAAATGGGGACTATTACCCATTCTTTTCAACAAACGGTGGTGAAACCCTCACAAGGGTACTTAACCCTTATTTTGTAACAACAGGCAATGTTGATATTTCTGATACTGACGAAGCCCATCTTTATTACAGTGTTCAATACGGATATGTACACCGTGACCTTTCAACAGGTATTGACACCCCTTACGGAGTTATGCCTCTTGATTATATGACAATCTCCGGAACTTCACCGGTTATTGCTGATCCCCTGCTTGCCGGAAGGGTTTATACCTACCAGTCATCTTTTATGGGAAACGACCTGAAGGTAAGTAACGATCACGGAAATACCACTTTTCCGGTACTTAACGGATTTAGTCCCACCCTTCATACAGTTGTCAGTGATCCTGCAAATCCTGATATTATCTGGGCCTCGCTTTCGTATTATGGTGAAACTCCTGAAGTTTATAAAATTGATTTTACCGATCAGTCAAACGTTCAGAGTGTGTTGATTACCCTGCCGTACCAGGATATGGTGACAGGTATTTACATTGACCGGGCCAATTCACTGAATATTACAATGGCTGTCGGAACAAAGGTGTTTAAATCAGCCGATGGTGGTAATACCTGGGTTGAATCAACCGGATTAGATGAATTGGTTGCTTACCAGGATCTTATTATGAAGTTGGCAAATAACCCAATTAATGAACAGCAGTTAACTATCGCTACCAATAAAGGCATTTTTACATCAATGGATGCCGGTGCAACATGGACAAAAATATTGGACGGCCTTTTCCACAATGTAGTCCACTCAACTGATGTTGATGGTCATATTGTTGCTGTCACCAATGTTTCACAAATTTCGGAATCTTCTTTTGCCTTTACCAATGACAACGGGCTAACCTGGGCACAGGTTTCAAACGCTGGCCTCATGTATTTGCAGGCTACCACTTCGGCAGTGAAATTTGACGGACAAATGGCTGATATCTATCTGGGAACCGACGATATCGGACTGGTTAAGTACACCGTCGATATTAATACAGTTGGAACAACCAATGTGCCTGTTACCAACGAAATCAGCGTTTATCCGAACCCAACAACAAAAAACCTGACAATTTCAGGAATTGAAATTGGTACTCCTGTGGCGATATTCGACTTATCGGGCCGCTTACTGATGACAATCAACAATCAGCCGCTGCTTGATCTGTCTGATTTAGAAACCGGAGCATACATACTTAAATCAACCGGCCAGAACGGTAAAAGTGTTCATGCTAAATTCATTAAGAGATAGGGCTGGGATTAAACATTAATTAAGATTAACGTGTTATTCGCCCTCACTTCTTCCCGGCAAGGGACGGGGTGAGGGCGATTGATTTATTTCTTCCCCTGCAAGGGACTGGGTGAGGGCGATCGATCTCTTCTTCCCCTGCAATGGATTGGGTGAATGCGATTGATTTACTTCTTTCCGGCAAGGGACCGGGTGAGGGCGATTGATTTCTAAGCATGATTCGATTGCTTCGGCAGCTGAAACATACAAGCGCTTCATAGCGTTTAAGTTATAAAAGATAACGTCATTGAAAACTGAAAAAATGAAAGCCAGGATAATTTTCGTAGTTCTATTCTTCCTATCTATTGCTTCCTATGCCCAAAGCACTCTTTACAAACCCTTTGAAGTCGACCTGGGACTGGTATTTGCCTTTCCCACCAACAACGACCTCAAACTCGGGGCTGGTGCTTATATTGAGCCCAAATACAATGTAACCGACAATATTTCGGTGGGCTTTAAATCGGAGGTGGTGATTATTTCCTCCCGCGAAATACTCATTGATGGCGATGTGGTTGAAGTCAGCGCCACAGGGGTAACCAGCTTTCTGCTCACAGGCGATTATTACTTCACCACCACAACCATCCGCCCGTTTGTTGGGCTTGGTACCGGTGTTTATATCCTGGGCGATATAGATTATGTGAGTGATGCCATTTCAACCGCCCACCTCGGCAACCGGTTCGGCCTGGCACCAAGGGCAGGAGTGGTGGCCGGCCACTTCAGGCTGGGCCTTGAATACAACATCATCCCCGGTGTCGAAAAAATCAAATCCAAAGATTATGTAGGATTAAAAATCGGATTTGAAATAGGGGGAGGGAAGAAGTAGATACTTTTTCCTTCGGTCACTGAGCAAAAGCAGTACGTCGAAGTGTTCCTTCACTTTAGCCTTTAGCCTTTAGCCTTTAGCCTTTAGCCTTTGAGTTTTTCTAAGCCTTTAGCCATTAATCCGATGAATCTCAATAATCTTATCATCCCCTGTTTTCGGGTCACCGCGGCCGTCTTTGTTGGAGGTTGAAATGAATACCCGGCCATCTTTTGACACACATACATCGCGCAATCTCCCATAGTCGCCATCGTAAATGGTGGTGGTTTTGGTAACCGACATCCCATCGGCCGAAAGGTGGTGTATGATGAGTCTGCCGGCTTTCAGCGAAGTCACAATCAGTGAATTCTTCCAGTCGGGGAACTTATCGCTGTTGTAGTAAGCAATTCCGGCCAATGCCAGGGTAGGGGTGTAGGCGTAAATGGGCTCACGCACATTCTTCGACTGGCAAAATGCAGTTTCTTCCGGGGTGTCACATTTGCCTTTCACATCAGGCCAGCCATAATTGCGGCCCCTTTCAATGATGTTGATCTCATCGTCTGATTCAGGCCCATGCTCTGAAGAATACAATATCCCTGAAGGCGAAAAGTCCAACCCCTGTGCATTCCTCGATCCCAGGGCATAAACATAACTTCCGGTAAACGGATTATCGGTCGGAATACTTCCATCATCATTTATCCGCAAAATCTTACCGTTCAGCGAATTCAAATCCTGAGCCCGGGGCATCTCACCACCGTCACCCATCGTCATATACAACTTCCCGTCAGGACCAAACAGCAACCGCGAGCCATCATGGTAAGTATTGCCCGGTATATTGTCAATCAGCGTCACAGGCTGGGTCAACTTGTCATTGGCATAATTATACCGCACCAGCCTTTCCCTGATTGCCATACCCGATGTGTAGTTGTAACTCACGTACACATAAGGATTTGACTGAAAATCGGGGTGCAGTGCCATACCCAGCAACCCCGATTCACCCTGGTTGGTGACGTTTATCTCAAGTAAAACGGTTATTTTCTTCGTTTCAGGATTTACCCTGCTGATTCTGCCGGTACGCTCAGTCATCCAAATGCAATTATCAGGCCCCCACAAAATCTCCCATGGCACTTCCAGTCCCCTGGCTATTACAGTGGTATCCTTATCCTGGTTATTGTCATTATTCTGGCTCTCAAGCCGTTTATTGCATGCTATTAACAAAAAAGCAGGCAAAACAATCAGCAGCAGATTGAAAGGCTTATGCGGAAGGATAGATTTTGACAGACGGTGGATTTCCATATTTACTTTAATTTATAGGCGAGTACGCTGTTTTTATTGAATGTAGGGATGTACAGAATGCGGTCGTAAGGGTCAAACTCAATATCGGCAGCATTTGTTTCAAGCGGGGTACCATCAAACAAAAGCAACTTAGGCTGGCCCTGCTGCAACAAATACACATGCCCGCTCCAGTCCGAAATCAGGTACGTGCTGTCGCCAACACCCTTAAGCCCATCAATAGGACCTGTACTGTCAATAAAAGTTGTCATCGTCTTTGTAGTCAGGTCAAGCGCTGCCAGCCGGTTATCCTGTCCGCACAGCAGCCTGCCTGTTTCATAAAACAAGCCATTGGTTGGCCCTGCATCCGACTGGTAGAGAATATCCATAACCCCGTTAAAGATTTCAAATAAGTAGTTCCCTTTACTGTCAGATACGAATATTCGACCATCAGCCCCGATAGCTATATCATTCAGGTTCTCAGCTTTAGGATGTTTATACCGGTGGGTGATTTTGGCAGAAGTCACATCAATCTCCACCACCTCGTCAATATTGGTCACATACAGTTTACCCTGCACCATCCCCATCCCCTTGGGCGCGCTCATATCCTCCACCCAGTTATAATTAACAATATCACCATCCGGTTTATGCCGTGTAATATAACCGTTATTGTCCTTCTCCCAGGGATGCTCATTAATACTCGAAACATAAAGCATCTTTTCAGAAGGATCATACAACACCGACTCAGGCGTATGCAGTCCCGCCTTTGTTTCCCAGAGTTTCTCCAGGCGTTCATTTAAATAAATCTCCTGCGCATCTCCATTTGGGAGGTTTAGTAACAGGGCGAAAAGTGATAAGAGGATGAGTTTCATTTTGTTATATTTTGGTTTTAAGCATTCAGCAGTCAGCACTCAGGATAAGCTCAAAGGCTAAAGGCTAAAGGCTAAAGGCTAAAGGCTAAAGGCT
Proteins encoded in this window:
- a CDS encoding T9SS type A sorting domain-containing protein — its product is MKKLLLSFLLCFPLLVTELYAQMEIVGSSEYGRIFDINYDPLVENKLYAVTLGNHILQSTDNGVTWQILYSYPETNVSIKSLRMLPGNQASFYITYGEVDKIIILDLASLEVLREYVLPKPADSEKEWISAYSLWKNNPDTAMVLQGFKIGFANFAKVYYTTDGGKTWDEIYYNVDYNEVFPNNVAISASDPQKLFIMRGMGPTDVDGGLFVSNDAGATWNEMLQGNALFAISFNPANPDEVLLGTFIQNEDQDENLYRSTDGGDTWNIIPVNWTDQIQDNINAIVYNPLDPNNIIILEENEMVITHDNFATHEIFVYPDFDTYTYYYGLTASFNPFNVNEVFVNGDYYPFFSTNGGETLTRVLNPYFVTTGNVDISDTDEAHLYYSVQYGYVHRDLSTGIDTPYGVMPLDYMTISGTSPVIADPLLAGRVYTYQSSFMGNDLKVSNDHGNTTFPVLNGFSPTLHTVVSDPANPDIIWASLSYYGETPEVYKIDFTDQSNVQSVLITLPYQDMVTGIYIDRANSLNITMAVGTKVFKSADGGNTWVESTGLDELVAYQDLIMKLANNPINEQQLTIATNKGIFTSMDAGATWTKILDGLFHNVVHSTDVDGHIVAVTNVSQISESSFAFTNDNGLTWAQVSNAGLMYLQATTSAVKFDGQMADIYLGTDDIGLVKYTVDINTVGTTNVPVTNEISVYPNPTTKNLTISGIEIGTPVAIFDLSGRLLMTINNQPLLDLSDLETGAYILKSTGQNGKSVHAKFIKR
- a CDS encoding OmpW family outer membrane protein, with protein sequence MKARIIFVVLFFLSIASYAQSTLYKPFEVDLGLVFAFPTNNDLKLGAGAYIEPKYNVTDNISVGFKSEVVIISSREILIDGDVVEVSATGVTSFLLTGDYYFTTTTIRPFVGLGTGVYILGDIDYVSDAISTAHLGNRFGLAPRAGVVAGHFRLGLEYNIIPGVEKIKSKDYVGLKIGFEIGGGKK
- a CDS encoding tetratricopeptide repeat protein translates to MIRLALFLLLVITPQHVIDSQEDCDKIILLGVEAMNNKDHVKSLELLTQVKTVAEEHQWYQQLFLAVNNIGVNYYSMLDYGEALNNYLSAYTIAIKHLSEDQEMIVLNNIAVLYLKDRQFAKAEEYVRKAYQIAKSTNTKSRIGMYAINVGIVANEQGNAREARKYIDEAIELVKDNPELLEHADMALAENHLLSKNYKEAAGIAQHIINEGTYSWNKIPAFIILSKVDEADGHLDKAIYHCRMALTANPTTEDKITIYERLSYLYQKTNLLHQALVSKDSVLKSSAQLNDIRNGRLFETNRVKFEIQNYQKESQKNLEKIKSERRTFYIIISVALLIILIITWALRSSSTKNKQKKEILRLELEKRNSDNLLLEKQLREKETIALLEEERLKNEIEIRNRKLAVKALNLSHRNEVIEDIIESLGKLPEISGNNKLMAHLQELKGQLKSDAELKDFFTHFEEVNSGILTILKQKHPVLNSNDIRFLSYIYINLSTKEISSLLNITPEACRKRKERILRKLELPDDTELFDYISGFVN
- a CDS encoding PQQ-dependent sugar dehydrogenase, giving the protein MEIHRLSKSILPHKPFNLLLIVLPAFLLIACNKRLESQNNDNNQDKDTTVIARGLEVPWEILWGPDNCIWMTERTGRISRVNPETKKITVLLEINVTNQGESGLLGMALHPDFQSNPYVYVSYNYTSGMAIRERLVRYNYANDKLTQPVTLIDNIPGNTYHDGSRLLFGPDGKLYMTMGDGGEMPRAQDLNSLNGKILRINDDGSIPTDNPFTGSYVYALGSRNAQGLDFSPSGILYSSEHGPESDDEINIIERGRNYGWPDVKGKCDTPEETAFCQSKNVREPIYAYTPTLALAGIAYYNSDKFPDWKNSLIVTSLKAGRLIIHHLSADGMSVTKTTTIYDGDYGRLRDVCVSKDGRVFISTSNKDGRGDPKTGDDKIIEIHRING